One Rhineura floridana isolate rRhiFlo1 chromosome 14, rRhiFlo1.hap2, whole genome shotgun sequence genomic region harbors:
- the LOC133369853 gene encoding immunoglobulin superfamily containing leucine-rich repeat protein-like isoform X2 — translation MASAKGGEAMGPWFCLLAALLFMGTQSCPEVCNCVAKKKYGRHIADCSYRELQAVPLGLPSNATTLTLSVNHITSLQADSFVDLTDLQALWLSYNEIGAIADGTFAFLVQLRAIDVSYNQIVDFPWGDLSNLTTLQLLKLSSNRLEKVPPEAFRTLKDLRSLWLSGNKLAVLSEGTFDSMLLLSQLQINHNPFNCSCKAWWLKRWLEDTSVSVPEKESITCAAPDKLKGLILGRSLKLDCMIPSVQLAYHSSLGNSVLHDRLILRLHCSAVGKPPPEIRWKIQTSTQNVVINGPNVGEGGNWLSEGNSEQSKGRFLVFKNGSMAISEFSKEDEGIYTCQALNDVGSREASVNVALAGSENPAEGFLQNNIQASKPRTKACDKEELLKPDEKVVLIYLTPIAPKASSNGGTLWESWAWARLFLVLLLALYS, via the exons ATGGCCAGTG CTAAAGGGGGAGAAGCAATGGGTCCATGGTTCTGCCTGTTAGCAGCACTGCTCTTCATGGGAACCCAGAGCTGCCCAGAGGTCTGCAACTGTGTAGCAAAGAAGAAATATGGCCGCCACATTGCAGACTGTTCTTACAGAGAACTCCAGGCTGTCCCCCTCGGCCTGCCCTCCAACGCAACGACTCTTACCTTGTCTGTTAATCACATCACCTCCCTGCAGGCAGACTCCTTTGTGGACCTTACTGACCTACAGGCTCTGTGGCTGTCATACAATGAGATTGGTGCCATCGCAGATGGCACCTTTGCATTCCTGGTGCAGCTGAGGGCCATTGATGTCAGCTACAACCAGATTGTGGACTTCCCCTGGGGAGACCTCTCCAACCTCACCACTTTGCAGCTGTTGAAGCTCAGCAGCAACCGCTTGGAGAAAGTCCCGCCAGAAGCCTTCCGCACGTTGAAGGACCTGCGGTCCCTCTGGCTGAGTGGCAACAAGCTTGCTGTCCTCTCCGAGGGGACCTTTGATTCCATGCTTCTGTTATCCCAGCTGCAAATCAACCACAATCCATTCAATTGCTCCTGCAAGGCCTGGTGGCTGAAGAGGTGGCTGGAGGACACTTCAGTGTCTGTCCCGGAGAAGGAATCTATCACGTGTGCTGCCCCTGACAAGCTGAAAGGCCTCATTCTTGGGAGATCCTTGAAACTGGACTGCATGATTCCATCAGTCCAGTTGGCTTACCATTCCAGCCTGGGCAACAGTGTGCTGCACGACCGACTTATTCTCCGGTTGCACTGCAGTGCTGTGGGGAAGCCGCCACCAGAGATCAGGTGGAAAATCCAGACGTCCACTCAGAATGTGGTGATTAATGGACCAAATGTAGGTGAAGGGGGCAACTGGCTTTCTGAAGGGAACTCTGAGCAGAGCAAAGGGCGCTTTCTGGTCTTCAAGAATGGCTCCATGGCCATCTCTGAGTTCAGTAAGGAGGATGAAGGTATTTATACCTGCCAGGCCCTTAATGACGTTGGGTCTCGTGAGGCCTCGGTCAATGTTGCTTTGGCCGGCTCAGAGAATCCTGCAGAAGGCTTCCTCCAGAACAACATCCAAGCCAGCAAGCCCAGAACCAAAGCTTGTGACAAAGAAGAGCTCCTTAAACCTGACGAAAAGGTTGTATTGATCTACCTTACTCCTATAGCACCAAAGGCCAGTAGCAATGGAGGGACCCTATGGGAGTCGTGGGCCTGGGCTAGATTGTTTCTGGTTTTGTTGCTGGCTCTTTATAGTTAA
- the LOC133369853 gene encoding immunoglobulin superfamily containing leucine-rich repeat protein-like isoform X3, translating into MGPWFCLLAALLFMGTQSCPEVCNCVAKKKYGRHIADCSYRELQAVPLGLPSNATTLTLSVNHITSLQADSFVDLTDLQALWLSYNEIGAIADGTFAFLVQLRAIDVSYNQIVDFPWGDLSNLTTLQLLKLSSNRLEKVPPEAFRTLKDLRSLWLSGNKLAVLSEGTFDSMLLLSQLQINHNPFNCSCKAWWLKRWLEDTSVSVPEKESITCAAPDKLKGLILGRSLKLDCMIPSVQLAYHSSLGNSVLHDRLILRLHCSAVGKPPPEIRWKIQTSTQNVVINGPNVGEGGNWLSEGNSEQSKGRFLVFKNGSMAISEFSKEDEGIYTCQALNDVGSREASVNVALAGSENPAEGFLQNNIQASKPRTKACDKEELLKPDEKVVLIYLTPIAPKASSNGGTLWESWAWARLFLVLLLALYS; encoded by the coding sequence ATGGGTCCATGGTTCTGCCTGTTAGCAGCACTGCTCTTCATGGGAACCCAGAGCTGCCCAGAGGTCTGCAACTGTGTAGCAAAGAAGAAATATGGCCGCCACATTGCAGACTGTTCTTACAGAGAACTCCAGGCTGTCCCCCTCGGCCTGCCCTCCAACGCAACGACTCTTACCTTGTCTGTTAATCACATCACCTCCCTGCAGGCAGACTCCTTTGTGGACCTTACTGACCTACAGGCTCTGTGGCTGTCATACAATGAGATTGGTGCCATCGCAGATGGCACCTTTGCATTCCTGGTGCAGCTGAGGGCCATTGATGTCAGCTACAACCAGATTGTGGACTTCCCCTGGGGAGACCTCTCCAACCTCACCACTTTGCAGCTGTTGAAGCTCAGCAGCAACCGCTTGGAGAAAGTCCCGCCAGAAGCCTTCCGCACGTTGAAGGACCTGCGGTCCCTCTGGCTGAGTGGCAACAAGCTTGCTGTCCTCTCCGAGGGGACCTTTGATTCCATGCTTCTGTTATCCCAGCTGCAAATCAACCACAATCCATTCAATTGCTCCTGCAAGGCCTGGTGGCTGAAGAGGTGGCTGGAGGACACTTCAGTGTCTGTCCCGGAGAAGGAATCTATCACGTGTGCTGCCCCTGACAAGCTGAAAGGCCTCATTCTTGGGAGATCCTTGAAACTGGACTGCATGATTCCATCAGTCCAGTTGGCTTACCATTCCAGCCTGGGCAACAGTGTGCTGCACGACCGACTTATTCTCCGGTTGCACTGCAGTGCTGTGGGGAAGCCGCCACCAGAGATCAGGTGGAAAATCCAGACGTCCACTCAGAATGTGGTGATTAATGGACCAAATGTAGGTGAAGGGGGCAACTGGCTTTCTGAAGGGAACTCTGAGCAGAGCAAAGGGCGCTTTCTGGTCTTCAAGAATGGCTCCATGGCCATCTCTGAGTTCAGTAAGGAGGATGAAGGTATTTATACCTGCCAGGCCCTTAATGACGTTGGGTCTCGTGAGGCCTCGGTCAATGTTGCTTTGGCCGGCTCAGAGAATCCTGCAGAAGGCTTCCTCCAGAACAACATCCAAGCCAGCAAGCCCAGAACCAAAGCTTGTGACAAAGAAGAGCTCCTTAAACCTGACGAAAAGGTTGTATTGATCTACCTTACTCCTATAGCACCAAAGGCCAGTAGCAATGGAGGGACCCTATGGGAGTCGTGGGCCTGGGCTAGATTGTTTCTGGTTTTGTTGCTGGCTCTTTATAGTTAA
- the LOC133369853 gene encoding immunoglobulin superfamily containing leucine-rich repeat protein-like isoform X1: protein MASARELHGKIRRSGFAKGGEAMGPWFCLLAALLFMGTQSCPEVCNCVAKKKYGRHIADCSYRELQAVPLGLPSNATTLTLSVNHITSLQADSFVDLTDLQALWLSYNEIGAIADGTFAFLVQLRAIDVSYNQIVDFPWGDLSNLTTLQLLKLSSNRLEKVPPEAFRTLKDLRSLWLSGNKLAVLSEGTFDSMLLLSQLQINHNPFNCSCKAWWLKRWLEDTSVSVPEKESITCAAPDKLKGLILGRSLKLDCMIPSVQLAYHSSLGNSVLHDRLILRLHCSAVGKPPPEIRWKIQTSTQNVVINGPNVGEGGNWLSEGNSEQSKGRFLVFKNGSMAISEFSKEDEGIYTCQALNDVGSREASVNVALAGSENPAEGFLQNNIQASKPRTKACDKEELLKPDEKVVLIYLTPIAPKASSNGGTLWESWAWARLFLVLLLALYS, encoded by the exons ATGGCCAGTG ctcgagaactgcatggcaaaattcggagaagtggaTTTG CTAAAGGGGGAGAAGCAATGGGTCCATGGTTCTGCCTGTTAGCAGCACTGCTCTTCATGGGAACCCAGAGCTGCCCAGAGGTCTGCAACTGTGTAGCAAAGAAGAAATATGGCCGCCACATTGCAGACTGTTCTTACAGAGAACTCCAGGCTGTCCCCCTCGGCCTGCCCTCCAACGCAACGACTCTTACCTTGTCTGTTAATCACATCACCTCCCTGCAGGCAGACTCCTTTGTGGACCTTACTGACCTACAGGCTCTGTGGCTGTCATACAATGAGATTGGTGCCATCGCAGATGGCACCTTTGCATTCCTGGTGCAGCTGAGGGCCATTGATGTCAGCTACAACCAGATTGTGGACTTCCCCTGGGGAGACCTCTCCAACCTCACCACTTTGCAGCTGTTGAAGCTCAGCAGCAACCGCTTGGAGAAAGTCCCGCCAGAAGCCTTCCGCACGTTGAAGGACCTGCGGTCCCTCTGGCTGAGTGGCAACAAGCTTGCTGTCCTCTCCGAGGGGACCTTTGATTCCATGCTTCTGTTATCCCAGCTGCAAATCAACCACAATCCATTCAATTGCTCCTGCAAGGCCTGGTGGCTGAAGAGGTGGCTGGAGGACACTTCAGTGTCTGTCCCGGAGAAGGAATCTATCACGTGTGCTGCCCCTGACAAGCTGAAAGGCCTCATTCTTGGGAGATCCTTGAAACTGGACTGCATGATTCCATCAGTCCAGTTGGCTTACCATTCCAGCCTGGGCAACAGTGTGCTGCACGACCGACTTATTCTCCGGTTGCACTGCAGTGCTGTGGGGAAGCCGCCACCAGAGATCAGGTGGAAAATCCAGACGTCCACTCAGAATGTGGTGATTAATGGACCAAATGTAGGTGAAGGGGGCAACTGGCTTTCTGAAGGGAACTCTGAGCAGAGCAAAGGGCGCTTTCTGGTCTTCAAGAATGGCTCCATGGCCATCTCTGAGTTCAGTAAGGAGGATGAAGGTATTTATACCTGCCAGGCCCTTAATGACGTTGGGTCTCGTGAGGCCTCGGTCAATGTTGCTTTGGCCGGCTCAGAGAATCCTGCAGAAGGCTTCCTCCAGAACAACATCCAAGCCAGCAAGCCCAGAACCAAAGCTTGTGACAAAGAAGAGCTCCTTAAACCTGACGAAAAGGTTGTATTGATCTACCTTACTCCTATAGCACCAAAGGCCAGTAGCAATGGAGGGACCCTATGGGAGTCGTGGGCCTGGGCTAGATTGTTTCTGGTTTTGTTGCTGGCTCTTTATAGTTAA